The genomic window GTACTCACAAGAGTAGTAATAGTACTAACAGTAATAAAAGTACTAACAACAGCGATAATAGTACTATCAACAGTAATAATAGCATGCTGcatattattttttgataacTGTTGGAAAACATTAACTATCCTCAATGTTGATAGTTTTAGTGTTACAACTGTATTATATGATGAAAGCACATGCAGTCATACTGTAAGATCCTCATGTTTTATGAATGAGAACGCTTAACGTATTTTAATCATTTCGCCTCACTAATGTTAACGTATAATGGTAAATAACTTCCCTTTGcaattatatataattaggctgggGAATTTGTTACATGTTGTTATATGTTTGATAACATTTTAACCTTATGTAAGCTATCAATCACTGCTTGTGTTCGATACATAATAagtgaacaaacacacattttgcGCTTTTCATGATCCTGTGCCAATTatattcattcatattcatgCATCCAGACACAAATGGTGGGTAACGATGGCAAGCCACCATtcgacacacccacactcacacacgggtgtgtgtgggtgtgtctgtgtgtttaaggTCATGTTAAAACGTGCGTTGCGGTGTGACGAGGCAGCAGCCCCCGCGGTAGCCCCCTGCTGCTCTTGTTTTTCCGAGAGGTGCCAGAGTTCTTGAGTGCACtaaagcaggggttctcaaactaTATGGGGCCGGGGACCCCCCCATAGGGCAGAAATTATTTCAAGGACCCCCTCATAACCGCAACACAAATGTAATCATATAGGCTCATGTCTATTTTTTCTGTTAGATGCTTTTGAACTCTTTTATGCTTCAATCATTCAGTGCTAATACCACAATAGTGTTAAATAagcattttattgtattttggcATAACTTTACAACATGTAAATAGATTTAacttttttataaatgtgtgtataaCAATTTCgcccacatacacgcacgcgcacacacacatacacgcacacgcacacgcacacacacacacacacacacacacacacacacacacacacacacaatacccaaCCCAAACAAAACCAGCAAAAACATGACACGCAACATTGCCCAATGTTGTCACAATGGACATGGGACAACGGCAGAGGACATGTTTATTTCCAAATGTCTGCAAGGATTGGTTTACAAGAGAGATAGTAAAGTGGTGCAAAACAGTTAAATTATTCACCCACGTAAACACGTTACCTACTGTTACCAATGGTCCATCGTAACAAATCGCCTGCTCGGCATGCCATGCATATATGGATGAAGCTTTGAAGGGGACGCAAAACACAGctttggcaacgctgttgaaagctgattggctgtcatcatgcgtttgctgccgaaaagttgaaatatttcaactcgagcagcatttgacgcgccgcaaaatacgtgaacgagCCTGCAGCGCGGGCACGggcgtgctgcgctgcaaatcaaatcttgccgcaccgcaaatcaaattttgctgccggttttctcggcagcaagtggTCCGGCAGCAAACctgcaacgcgtctctacattcactttgaatgggatcgtgctgcGAGGcatctttttgcatcttttggtgtgaacgcagggcaGACTCGAGCATGCGTTGACAGGTTGACGCAATGTTATCAGAGTTACTATTGGCCGAAAATTAAAGCAGGGGGTGGGCTGAACACAATGCGCCTGTTTAATtggcttttatttagttatttaggtgCGAGATGTGAAGGTAAAGCCTGAGGGAGTTTGACGTAATGTAAAAGCCGAGTGTTCATTGGTTTAACGTTACGCCAACGGGAGTAATAACGACCGGCCCAACATTTTTTCCATAAATACCGGTATGTTTATGTTGTAACAACAAGCTCTTCACGGACCCCCTGGCAACGCGCCGCGGACCCCCGGGGGTCCGGGGACCCCACTTTGAGAACCGAGGCACTAAAGGACAAACGCATGCGCTCTGCCTTGCGCTGGCTGCGGCAGATGAGTGTGTTTCGTACGTGTTCGCGGAAGTCCTCCGAGATAAAGTAGTAGACGAAGGGGTCGATGCAGCTGTTGAGGCTGGCCAGGCACAGGGTGATGATGTAGAAGTTGTAGCTGGTGTTACTTATCTGGGCAAGCAGGAGGCCGTAGTGCACCAGCAGCATGATGTTACTGGGACTGAAGCACACCAGGAACATGACCAGCACGGTGATGATCAGCAGCACTGCCTTGTGTCGTTTCTTGGCGATGGCCTTGTCCGTCATGGAGCTCCGCAGGGCCTTGAGCATCAGCACGTAGGCCACCAGGCACACCGCCGCCGGCACTACGAATCCCAGGATGCCCATGGTCAGGAAGTAGCCGGCCGCCAACTCCCTCTGGTTACGAAGGGTGACGTCATGGCACGTAACGATGTCCATGTTGCTGACCCTCACCGTCTGGTCGTACAGGAAGAGGGGCGTGGTTAGGACCCAGACCGCCAGCCAGATCAACACGGAGACGGCCACGCTCACAGTGTTGTCCTTTCGTTGCCGGGACAATGGCTGGATGACACCCCAGTAGCGCTGAATGCTGATGCAGGCAATGAAGGCGGTGGAGCAGTACATGTTGGCGTAGAAGAACCCCACCAGGACCTTGCACAGACCCTCGCCGTAGATCCAGTTATTGCCGTTTAAGTGGTAGGTGATCTTCAGAGGGATCCAGATGACAAAGAGCAGGTCACACAGCGCCAGGTTGGCCATGAAGATGGAGGACGGATTCTTCTTCTTAGTCCGGAATAGAAACACCCAGAGGGCCAGA from Gadus macrocephalus chromosome 4, ASM3116895v1 includes these protein-coding regions:
- the LOC132456599 gene encoding proteinase-activated receptor 2-like, giving the protein MTWNFQLDTEILSLYFIPDDGRGFDGVEKEKNANNRSVNISIGSVIISVRSVTISVGDETVLKSPLTTVFLPIVYIIVFVVGLPANALALWVFLFRTKKKNPSSIFMANLALCDLLFVIWIPLKITYHLNGNNWIYGEGLCKVLVGFFYANMYCSTAFIACISIQRYWGVIQPLSRQRKDNTVSVAVSVLIWLAVWVLTTPLFLYDQTVRVSNMDIVTCHDVTLRNQRELAAGYFLTMGILGFVVPAAVCLVAYVLMLKALRSSMTDKAIAKKRHKAVLLIITVLVMFLVCFSPSNIMLLVHYGLLLAQISNTSYNFYIITLCLASLNSCIDPFVYYFISEDFREHVRNTLICRSQRKAERMRLSFSASVLKVGSPDPRGSAARCQGVREELVVTT